From the Fusobacterium perfoetens ATCC 29250 genome, one window contains:
- a CDS encoding metal-sensitive transcriptional regulator has translation MEKKDKCGSCGNIGCNLEKKGYYCTSDIKKKLKTRLNRIEGQVKGISNMIEKDAYCDDILNQISSVRAALGGVSKLILEGHLKHCVVDDIKAGKEEKIIGELIHTLDKMLKL, from the coding sequence ATGGAAAAGAAAGATAAATGTGGTAGTTGTGGAAATATAGGATGTAATTTAGAAAAGAAGGGATATTATTGTACTTCTGATATAAAAAAGAAACTAAAAACAAGATTAAATAGAATAGAAGGACAAGTAAAAGGAATAAGCAATATGATAGAAAAAGACGCTTATTGTGATGATATTTTAAATCAAATTTCTTCAGTAAGAGCTGCTTTAGGGGGAGTTTCTAAATTAATTCTTGAAGGACATTTAAAGCATTGTGTTGTAGATGATATAAAAGCAGGAAAAGAAGAAAAAATAATAGGAGAGTTAATTCATACTTTAGATAAAATGTTAAAGCTTTAA